The window ATCAGAGCTCATCCTGAGATCTTTGCTTGAGGGCTACAGAAGACAGCTTGCTCTTTTCCCCACGGTCGTTCACAGAAAGGACAGAATCTGGGTGCTGCTGATGCCCCATTACCACAGCTTGCCTGAGGGCCCCACACAGAGGAAGCCTTCACAGACAGATTCCCTAATGACAGGCTTTGAGCACCTGGATCCAGCAGTACCTGAACGCGATAGATCTATGCCTCTGGACTTTACCATAACTTGAAACCATATTTGTCTTGCTTACACCAACTTGAGTTTGGGAGGTATACAAGAAAGAGatattgaaaataagtaaataagattaATACCACACAGTGTTCTGGAAGTTTCATAAACTTATTTGAGATCTGAAGCGAAGATAGGTGCATTGGCTGAAAAACGAATTCGCTAGGAGAATAATAGCCCACCCTGGTGTAgcacttaatatgtgccaggcgctgttctaaTTCCCCTACATGTTTTAACTTGCTAATTCTTCCAACAGCCCGTGAATAGGGATTACTACCACTaccattttagacatgaggaaactgaggcacagagaggtgagagAATGTGCTTAAGATCACCCAGCGACCAAAGGGTTGAGCCAGGATCCAAACCCAGGCACTCTGGCTCCAGGTTCTGGACTGCCTCCTGTTGCAATGCTCAAAAGCactggaaacacacacagagacataagATAAAGCAAAATGTTTCCGAAGGAGctggaaatttccttttttttaaaaaaaaaaaatcatctttttaaaggaactattttcggggcatctgggtggctcagtggttgagtgtctgacttcagctcaggtcatgttctcgtggtttgtgagttcgagccccacatcaggttcactgctgttagcacggagcccacttcggctcctctgtcccccacgctctctctgcccctcccccacttgcactccctctctcaaaagtaaacaataacgtttaaaaaaacctattttaaaaagcGAGGGAGAAAACGATGGTGACTTTAACATCTAATCGTGAGGCAGATTGGTTTCCGGTGAATTGTAATGCTCTTCCCATGAGCTGTGACAGTCCTGTTTCCCTGTCTCCTCAAAAGCCATGTATAACTCCAGGAGACTTCTCCACAAGTCCCTTCAGAGAATCTCCAGAGACCCTCCTGAGAATTCTAAACATTTATCCCCAAGAACATGCAAAGAACTTCCCCCAGAGATTCCCACCCCTGATAATTTCCCAAGATGCCCCACTTCGAGTGCCCCATAGTCTGTCCAGCCTCCTACTGACCGGTGACTTGGCCCAGGCTGACACACTTGTACTCCCTGCAGTCTGTCCAGAAGCCCAGGTAGCCAGTGTAAGAGCCCTGCAAGTACGCCAGACGTCCATCCACCATGCTGAGCATCATCAGGGCTGCGAGGATGCTGAAGACCAGAGACCAGCCCCGCAGGATGAACTTGCGGTCCTCCTCCCAGGAAGAGACCATGTCCGCTGGGAAAGAGTAGAGTTCCTCGGGTCCACATCCACCTGCACCACCCTGCTGCAGCCTAGTCTCCACCTCCACCCAGACCCCAATCCCAACCTCATCCCCATCTCTGATCCCAAATGCACCCTCACTCCCATCTCTAACCCTGACGTCCAGCCCAGCCTTCATCCACAACCCCATTCGGAGCCCAAACCTACATGTTTTGTCTCCACCCCCATCCTCCAGTCCCTGTTCCCCAAACCCCAGCTCCATCTCTGCGCTTGACCTCAACTGCTTCTCTAGACCCCTGTCACAAATCCCCATCCGGGACACGGACAACTGCGACGTGGGTTCCACAGTGTGCTCATGAGGCCAAGACCCATGGCGCCAGCAGAACGAAATGCCAGTAGCGTGCCCTGCGTTCACCAAGCCCCCTGTGATCCTACCAGACTTCCCAACCGGCAGGGAAATCCCGTCCCTCCCACTACTCCCTTACCTCCAGCCACACGAGACTTCACAGGGTTCCTCTCACACCGCGAGCTTTCCTACCTCAGCAATTCAAGAAGCAGTCCAggctgctccttctgcctgggGCACCCTTCTCCCACCTGTGCCCAGACTGCCTTGGCCACCCTTTAGATCTCACCTCCCACGTCACTCCACCCACATCTCCCATCCTgagccccccagcccagcccaactTCAGTTCTTGGCAAGGTCGCCCACCAAGTGCTCCCTCATCAGTGCAACACGCAAGTCTCCTTCACTGGCATCCCTCATCTCACTACTTTTTCCCTACCCGTCTTACCGAACAGACCCCCTTGAAGGTAGAGAACAGATCTCTTCTTTTTCCCACTGCACCTCCATCACCTGGTACAGAGCCTTTGCTGGTTGTTAAAGTAAAAAAGTTAacaattgaggggcacctgggtgactcggttggttaagcgtcccactctttttttttttttaattttttatttgaatgtttattattttttttaatttttttttaacatttatttatttttgagacagagagagacagagcatgaatgggggaggggcagagagagaaggagacacagaatcggaagcaggctccaggctctgagccatcaacccagagcctgacacggggctcgaactcacggaccacgagatcgtgacctggctgaagtcggacgcttaaccgactgcgccacccaggcgcccctgaatgtttattatttttgaaggagacagagagacagagcatgagcaggggaggagcacaaagggagacacagaatccaaagtgggttccaggctctgagctgtaagcacagagcccgacgcggggctcaaactcacaaagcaggagatcgtgacctgaaccgaagtcggacgcttaactgaccgaaccacccaggcgccccaagcgccttgatttcagctcaggtcatgatcactgttcgtgggttcaagccccgcatcaggctcagcactgctggtgcggagcctgcttgggattctctctctctccctctctctctctgcccctccccctcctcaaaaatgaaaataaatcaacattttttaaaatggtaacgATTGAATGCATGGGTGTAGGAACTGGTAGACACATCCATGGTTATCTATGTATAGTAATTCCTTCCTGTCCTGCGGCATCTCTGAATTCTCTCAATTTGGATTTCAGAGAAGGTAGGGTCTAGGACTCAGGCACGAGCTTTGGAGGATGGAGAAAGTGTCTTTGAGAGTCAAAACCAGTATCTGTGAAGCGCAAAAAATTCAACAGGTTTCTATTACAATGGGTTCTCAATGCTTTTACACTTCGTCTTTATGACAATCCTGTGAATTATCATTATCTCCTTTGACAGTTGAGGGAGTTAGATGGATATTTGTGGAATTAAAGACATAAAAGTTGGcgggtttccttttttcttttttcttttcttttcctttctttcttttttatttgttcgcttgtttgtttgtttctcaaaaatcTACCACACGAGCCGAAAGAAAGGATGGAGAGAACGCAAGCCTGGATTGGAGGTCTTTGAGGTCAGAGAAGAGGTCCCTGAGGTCTCAGGAAAAGGtgaagaaagacagagacagtggagAGAGATACTGAACTTGAAAagggaataaaaggaagaaatcaattcAGGAAAGGccctgggagtggggtggggtaggggcaggtAGAAGGAGGGAATTATAAATTCAGATCTCAGGCCTTCCAGAAACCGTAAGAACTGATCTCAGAAATGCTGGTGCCCCAGTGCTGGTTCAGCCCTGCCCAATGCTGACCCTATTCTGGCCCCTCTCTGACCCTGCGCTTTCTCTACCCTGatcattctctccccctctcccccacctttgCCCAGTCCTGACATCTCTCAGACCCAGCCATGACCCTGCCCATACCTCACATGGAACCCACTCtgacccagccccagcccccatgTCACTCACACAGGATAGAGCATGAGTCCACGGCCAATGTCCCAACCGCCTGGAATCTCTCCAACTGTCATGGaacctcccccccaaccccagatgCAGGCCAGACTGAAGCCCTGAGGCCTGCCTGTGGACAGCAGGAGAGACCAGAGAACACAgaagaagggtcagagagatCCAAACCGCCAAGGGCAAGCCTGAACCTGGGAGGGAGACCAACAGACTTCCAGGTGGCCATGGAGGTGCCTGGAAAGAGGGGCTAAAAGCAGTTGGTGACTGTTTAGTGCATCTGGGGACTGGTCTTACGCTGCATCCCCACATGTCCCAGAGGCCCCAGTCTGGACCCCAGAGCGCCCAGCCAGGTTTCCTTCCAGGAGCTCCCAGTAATACTCAAAATGAGACTGAAGTCTCTCCACCAATTACTTACAGGCCCCAGGTCAGAATCCAAGACTCTCAGCCCATTATCAACAGTGGCCAGGTCAGCATCCAAGAGCCCCCGCCCATTATCCATAATCGCCGGGTCAGCATCCAAGAGCCCCCGCTCATTATCCATAATCGCCGGACCAGCATCCAAGGGCCCCCACCCATTATCAACAGTCACCGGGTCAGCATCCAAGAACCCTTGTCCATTATCCACAATCGCCGGGTCAGCATCCAAGACCCCCCAGTAGTCCACAGTCGCTGGGCCAGTATCCAAGATGTGCCACCCATTATCAACAGTTGCTGGGTCCGTACTGAGGACACGCCATCCACTGTGAGCGGTCATCGGCTCAGTATCCAAGATACACCGTCAGTTACCTACAGTCACCGTTTGAAGACCCAAGATGTTCCACCAATTCTCCAAACTCACCACTTCAGCATCCAAAACTCTCTATTACTTCCTCACATCTCCCTGAACAATGTAGAGTCCCTTAACTACAATAGTAGTCAAGTCCGTAGCCAAGACCACTTTCCAACAAGTCAGAGTCCTTGTTTGAGTACTCAATGCCTCACATTGCCAATCCGGGCCAAAGTCGATGTCCCCCCTTCAATTACTCACAGCCCCACCGCCAGTGTCAAAAGCACTGATTCAATCATCTGGACCACCCAGGAGAGTTTCAAAGACTCTATGGACAGCTCCCTATACAACCCAAGTACTCTAGACAACAATATCCAGAGCATACGATCAAGCAGATCTGCTGAGATGGATTCTGGCGGGTGAGAGGCAGGGGTCCAGGCAGTGGGCCAGGTTCTGGGCTAGgattctgggggaggggcagtagtCAAAGGTCAGCGACCAGAAGCAAAGCCAGTCTACTGGCAACTAGAGGCTGGACCCAAGTGAGGCTGACCCTGGGTAGGGCATAACATAAAGGCTGGACCTGTAATTCAACCTAGGAACTGAACTTGGGGGTGGCAGGGTCTGGAAGTTAGATCTGGAAGCAAGGGAGCCTAGAGGCTAAACATCTAGAGGCAGGACCTGAAGGATACAGGCCAGGGAGAATGGACGTAGAGAAGATAGTTTAAAGGCTACACTGGGTGGGTCATGGTCTGGTCTGGCAGTTGGACTGGGGTGGCTGGGCTGGGTGGCTGGACTCAGTGCTGACCCTGGTGGTGGGCAATCTGCTACAGGTGTCAGAGAAGGAGTAAATGCAGCTATTCACAGCTGCCCATGGGCTGGCGGCTGCTGCATGGAGCCAAGAAGATCAGCCGTCAGGTGAGCCTGGCACTGAGCCTGGCTGGCATGGTGATCATCGGTCTCATCACCCTGGGCCAGCCCTGGATCCACTTCCAGGTTCCATTGACACCCCCTGGGGATCCTGATGGCCCCTCGACCATCCCCATCAACACCATCTTCTTTGTGCAGTGCCCTGACATCTCCTGCCTTCATGAGTACGACCAGAATGCTTGTAAGGCCTGCCCTATACTCACCCTTCCTGGGACTCATCTCTCTTCTTTGTCCCAGGGacccttctctgccctctctaGGATGGTCTTCACTGCCCAGGGTTAGTCTTCCCTTCTCTGGGGTAGTTCTCACTACCCCCGGATAGTCATCCCTTCCTCCAGATGGTCCTCATTGCCCCAGGATCATCCCCATTGCCCTATGCTCACCTTCAATTACATGATACCCATCCCCACAGTCCTCTTAACCCTAGGATCTTACACATTATCCTGAGACTTTTTCACCCCAAGGAATCTTTCCTCATCACACAGAACTGGTTCCTCAATTCCCACCCTTCTTCTCACTGCCCAAGACACTGTTCTCACTGACCCAGAGGTGTGCCCTCAATGCTAAAGGCATCTGCCTTAATATCCCTTCTCTACAGCccaatttcaattttcttaaaatgagaaagaaaaatttgcaaGGGAGAGGGTTCAGGAATACTCCCAGCCTCATGGGGGACCCTGTCCCCCATGCTCAGTCGGAGGGCCTCTTGGTGTTCcgattttcttccttccccagactTGCTGGACTTTGCCTGGGCCTTTCTCATCCTTGCCAGTATTGCCGGCTTCTGCCTCTGCATCATGCTCATAAACATCGTCTTCTTCACCAGCTCCAACTTACCTGTGCTGGACTTCTCCAACGTCATCATCAGCATCCTGACAGGCATGGCAGAGAGATTTATCCCTCAGGAACCAAGGCGAGGAGTACCTTGCCCAGTGCCCATGATGATatccaaccccctccccaccacattCCAACACCACCCTCATCCTCACGTACATTGCCCATCCCAGTTCTATCTCCCTCCAAATCTCTGATCAATC is drawn from Felis catus isolate Fca126 chromosome E2, F.catus_Fca126_mat1.0, whole genome shotgun sequence and contains these coding sequences:
- the LOC102899222 gene encoding uncharacterized protein LOC102899222 isoform X6, which gives rise to MTVGEIPGGWDIGRGLMLYPVKGSVPGDGGAVGKRRDLFSTFKGVCSESSRCERNPVKSRVAGADMVSSWEEDRKFILRGWSLVFSILAALMMLSMVDGRLAYLQGSYTGYLGFWTDCREYKCVSLGQVTVLIHMSMGFMMLALTLCLILLPFMCLSFRPVFRRLTKIDLVFSFLSFSTVNCETLHPRPQVSYLVTTYLCWGAGALMLLAERSETRVRTAVRRGPQAQPGPVQCTHPRGAPPRASLNSCTRVLQETDR
- the LOC102899222 gene encoding uncharacterized protein LOC102899222 isoform X5, encoding MTVGEIPGGWDIGRGLMLYPVKGSVPGDGGAVGKRRDLFSTFKGVCSESSRCERNPVKSRVAGADMVSSWEEDRKFILRGWSLVFSILAALMMLSMVDGRLAYLQGSYTGYLGFWTDCREYKCVSLGQVTVLIHMSMGFMMLALTLCLILLPFMCLSFRPVFRRLTKIDLVFSFLSFSTVNCETLHPRPQVSYLVTTYLCWGAGALMLLAAERSETRVRTAVRRGPQAQPGPVQCTHPRGAPPRASLNSCTRVLQETDR